In Mytilus trossulus isolate FHL-02 chromosome 14, PNRI_Mtr1.1.1.hap1, whole genome shotgun sequence, a genomic segment contains:
- the LOC134696777 gene encoding uncharacterized protein LOC134696777, with protein sequence MAEPATHQSSLALYQYMCNHIVGTEKHVQSLRMINTVRDNLSRNEIETTITSGSFGEGLDMRGSDVDLVKVISFIEVCESLDIPFNPNRTYFTMETCEAQPGSTQLRLVHSKNLKIYELCNEIEGEYYFSNLKIKQLFLHKFSSIIHGPCVSDNDGFMDNAYTLHSRSWIKQAEDWKTRSKNAWPEYDVKQSIIKHGVLFVPKGVQGSQKEELEWRISFSVGEKFLIYSFTHTQVVCYALMKILLKDVIDTDLECKELLSSYFMKTILFWISEECPLSIWRPENLISNFMRCVKRLIYCVENSVCPQYFIPENNLFRNKIEGHAQETLLQKLNILYSYGWRSVLFSDQMSNFNELSFQKEVHLMYGENLRLLMSPSMCLRDRSIPSESDNLLWRKGMHMVLSNKSSKIRDFYSFYTSMILFNSDNFLTIDDKPDNKSSYKQYKTSISTVLLNARHDAVSGWLKLASLFYRTKQYKLALDILQYSLLKCSPEKLYFGIRLSPIQNELLSSQCVKRLTVSRLKKMLLFSYLRFTKNCTLLPDELQINGDLSYYQIPPEVYAHFISFLCHYKMKNTDQCFDSLQDLQLTIEEEHFIASDSEIAMSYNILGIAFKVFGDVESARYAFIRSIELESDPDLNTAFRNLLSIGGM encoded by the exons ATGGCAG AACCAGCAACGCACCAATCATCATTAGCTCTATATCAATACATGTGCAATCATATCGTTGGGACCGAGAAGCATGTTCAATCACTTCGAATGATCAACACTGTCAGAGATAATTTATCACGCAATGAAATTGAAACAACAATCACAAGTGGAAGTTTTGGAGAAGGCCTTGATATGCGAGGAAGTGACGTTGATCTTGTGAAAGTGATATCATTTATTGAGGTTTGTGAAAGCTTAGACATTCCTTTCAACCCAAATAGAACATATTTTACCATGGAAACATGCGAAGCACAACCAGGATCTACCCAATTACGTCTGGTTCATAGTAAGAACTTGAAAATATATGAACTTTGTAATGAAATTGAAGGCGAATACTATTTTTCAaaccttaaaataaaacaactattcTTGCACAAGTTTTCCTCGATCATCCATGGACCATGTGTTTCTGACAATGATGGATTCATGGATAATGCATACACCTTACACAGCAGATCATGGATAAAACAAGCAGAAGATTGGAAAACACGATCAAAGAATGCATGGCCGGAATACGATGTTAAACAGTCAATTATAAAACACGGTGTTCTGTTTGTACCAAAAGGTGTTCAAGGATCGCAGAAAGAAGAATTAGAATGGCGAATATCGTTTTCCGTTGGAGAAAAGTTTCTTATCTATTCTTTCACACATACACAAGTAGTGTGCTATGCTCTCATGAAAATTCTTCTAAAAGACGTGATAGATACTGACTTAGAATGTAAAGAATTACTTAGCTCATACTTcatgaaaacaattttattttggataTCTGAGGAATGTCCACTTTCGATATGGAGGCCAGAAAACCTGATATCTAATTTTATGAGGTGTGTGAAGAGACTAATATACTGTGTTGAAAACTCAGTTTGCCCACAGTACTTCATTcctgaaaataatttatttagaaataagatTGAAGGACACGCACAGGAAACACTCTTACAAAAACTGAACATTCTATATAGTTATGGGTGGCGAAGTGTCTTATTTTCAGATCAAATGTCgaatttcaatgaattatcttttcaaaaagaagtGCATCTTATGTACGGTGAAAATCTTCGATTACTAATGTCGCCATCTATGTGTTTACGAGACCGTTCAATCCCAAGTGAGAGTGATAATTTGTTATGGAGGAAAGGAATGCACATGGTTTTGTCCAATAAAAGTTCCAAAATAAGAGACTTTTATTCGTTCTATACGTCAATGATCTTATTCAATAGTGACAATTTTCTTACAATTGATGATAAACCCGATAATAAATCTTCCTATAAACAGTACAAAACTAGTATAAGTACTGTGTTATTGAATGCACGACATGATGCTGTGTCTGGATGGCTAAAGTTAGCTTCGCTTTTCTATAGGACAAAACAGTACAAACTAGCTCTCGACATTCTGCAGTattcacttttaaaatgttcaccCGAAAAACTTTACTTTGGCATTCGTTTGTCGCCCATACAGAATGAATTGTTAAGTTCGCAGTGTGTAAAGCGGTTGACTGTTTCTCGGTTGAAGAAAATGCTGCTTTTCAGCTATTTAAGGTTTACTAAAAACTGTACGTTGTTACCAGATGAATTACAAATTAATGGAGATTTGTCATATTACCAAATACCACCGGAGGTATATgctcattttatttcttttctgtgtcattataaaatgaaaaataccgATCAATGTTTTGATTCTCTCCAAGATTTACAATTGACTATAGAGGAAGAGCATTTCATTGCAAGTGACTCAGAGATAGCTATGTCCTACAACATCCTCGGTATAGCTTTTAAGGTTTTTGGAGACGTAGAATCAGCTAGATATGCTTTTATAAGATCTATAGAACTCGAATCAGATCCAGATTTAAATACTGCTTTTCGGAATTTGTTATCAATTGGTGGAATGTAA